The Chrysemys picta bellii isolate R12L10 chromosome 5, ASM1138683v2, whole genome shotgun sequence genome includes a window with the following:
- the RHOH gene encoding rho-related GTP-binding protein RhoH, which translates to MLDSIKCVLVGDTAVGKTSLLVRFTSETFPDTYKPTVYENTGVDVFMDGVQISLGLWDTAGSDAFKGIRPISYQQADVVLMCYSVANHNSFLNLRNKWIGEIRSHLPRIPILVVATQTDQRETGPHHLSCISSVDGKRLAREVRAKGYLECSALSNRGVQQVFEYAVRTAVNQARKQKRRKLFSVNECRIF; encoded by the coding sequence ATGCTGGATTCAATCAAGTGCGTGCTGGTGGGAGATACCGCTGTGGGGAAAACATCACTCTTGGTACGTTTCACCTCTGAGACTTTTCCCGATACCTACAAGCCCACAGTGTATGAAAACACAGGGGTGGATGTCTTCATGGATGGTGTCCAGATTAGCCTAGGCCTTTGGGACACAGCAGGCAGTGATGCCTTCAAAGGCATTCGCCCCATCTCATACCAACAGGCTGACGTGGTGTTAATGTGCTactcagtggccaaccacaactCCTTTTTAAACCTGAGGAATAAATGGATTGGTGAGATCAGAAGCCATTTGCCTCGAATCCCCATTTTAGTGGTGGCCACTCAAACTGACCAGCGGGAAACAGGACCCCATCACTTGTCCTGCATCAGCTCAGTTGATGGGAAGCGGTTGGCCCGGGAGGTCCGAGCTAAAGGCTACTTGGAGTGCTCTGCTCTCAGCAACAGGGGAGTGCAGCAGGTATTTGAGTATGCAGTCCGGACTGCAGTCAATCAAGCCCGAAAACAGAAGAGAAGGAAACTCTTCTCCGTTAACGAGTGCAGGATCTTTTGA